A region from the Tahibacter amnicola genome encodes:
- a CDS encoding diguanylate cyclase yields MVQSFKARLLIAFLATGLLFVLIGVQVDDRAREFATTALRVAAAIEKKERAVRVQSDLKAVESAQRAYLITGNYSELEKYIALQPDLHRARHELLQLVGETQPELLQTLERQINERLAILAEVLAVYRTAGPADAAALVASGRGAAAMDAVDHTIAELVARSDADFTTLTARMSDVSRELRLSIPASLFACTLFLGAVLFTVFREQKQRITTEAELQDTAQTLASSIAEMRQITHDANQLTELSELLQSCLNLDEAREGLRGKLSTLLPGLGGRLALINASQSTVAIGAHWGQHGLLAESIFLPDDCWAIRRGRPFPAGSHPEGFVCRHVHFPNPDEPDATYVCIPLAAQGEVLGVLTLDAPRLITPAERELALAAASHVGLALANLRLQQTLRTQSIKDPLTGLFNRRYLEASLEREVNGAIRRRSALSVLMVDMDHFKQVNDTHGHEAGDAVLAQLGALLRSACRSEDVVCRYGGEEFAIVLTDATLEAAQRRAEAIRAAVEQMEVEHRGRMLGPFSVSVGVSVFPLNGSTPQDLMRHADAALYQAKRSGRNRVVLAEAEA; encoded by the coding sequence ATGGTGCAATCCTTCAAGGCACGGCTCTTGATCGCGTTCCTGGCCACCGGGCTGCTGTTCGTGCTGATCGGTGTACAGGTGGATGATCGCGCCCGGGAATTCGCAACAACCGCGCTGCGCGTTGCCGCGGCCATCGAGAAGAAGGAACGCGCCGTCCGCGTGCAGTCCGATCTCAAGGCCGTCGAATCGGCCCAGCGGGCCTATCTGATCACCGGCAACTATTCGGAACTGGAAAAATACATCGCGCTGCAGCCGGATTTGCATCGGGCGCGCCACGAGTTGCTGCAGTTGGTGGGCGAGACGCAGCCTGAGCTGTTGCAGACGTTAGAAAGGCAGATCAATGAGCGCCTGGCCATCCTGGCGGAAGTCCTGGCCGTGTACCGGACAGCCGGGCCCGCTGATGCTGCCGCCCTCGTGGCTTCGGGCCGTGGTGCCGCGGCCATGGATGCGGTGGATCACACGATCGCCGAACTGGTCGCCCGCAGTGACGCCGACTTCACAACCCTCACAGCGCGCATGAGCGACGTGTCGCGGGAGTTGCGCCTGTCCATTCCGGCATCGTTGTTTGCCTGCACGCTGTTCCTCGGCGCTGTGCTGTTCACGGTTTTCCGGGAGCAGAAGCAACGCATCACGACCGAGGCCGAGCTGCAGGATACAGCCCAGACGCTGGCGAGCTCGATCGCGGAGATGCGGCAGATTACGCACGACGCCAACCAGCTCACCGAACTGTCGGAGCTCTTGCAGAGCTGCCTCAATCTCGACGAGGCGCGCGAAGGCCTGCGCGGAAAGCTGAGCACCTTGCTGCCGGGACTAGGGGGACGGCTGGCCCTGATCAATGCGTCGCAGTCCACCGTGGCGATCGGCGCGCACTGGGGGCAGCACGGGTTGCTGGCGGAATCCATCTTCCTGCCCGACGACTGTTGGGCGATCCGGCGCGGACGGCCGTTCCCGGCCGGTTCGCATCCCGAAGGCTTTGTTTGCCGCCATGTCCACTTCCCCAATCCGGACGAGCCGGATGCGACCTACGTATGCATCCCGTTGGCCGCGCAAGGCGAGGTGTTGGGCGTGCTGACGCTCGACGCCCCACGACTGATCACGCCCGCTGAACGCGAACTGGCTCTGGCAGCGGCCAGTCATGTCGGCCTGGCCTTGGCCAATCTGCGTCTGCAGCAAACCTTGCGCACGCAGTCCATCAAAGATCCGCTGACCGGCCTGTTCAATCGCCGGTACCTGGAGGCGTCGCTAGAGCGAGAGGTAAACGGCGCGATTCGTCGGCGCTCGGCGTTGTCGGTCCTGATGGTCGACATGGATCACTTCAAACAGGTCAACGACACCCATGGTCACGAGGCAGGCGATGCCGTGCTGGCCCAGTTGGGTGCTTTGCTGCGTAGCGCATGCCGGAGCGAGGACGTGGTGTGCCGCTATGGCGGCGAGGAATTCGCGATCGTCCTGACTGATGCGACTCTGGAAGCCGCCCAGCGACGCGCTGAAGCGATCCGTGCGGCCGTCGAGCAGATGGAGGTGGAACATCGCGGCCGAATGCTCGGCCCATTCAGTGTATCCGTGGGCGTCAGCGTGTTTCCGCTCAACGGCTCCACGCCGCAAGACCTGATGCGGCATGCCGACGCTGCTCTTTACCAGGCCAAGCGCAGCGGGCGAAACCGCGTGGTTTTGGCCGAGGCAGAAGCCTGA
- a CDS encoding DUF5985 family protein, translating into MTNLVYTLCGLTSLLCAFLLLRSFRRTRHAVLRWSGLCFVGLTVSNFVLIIDKIILPDVDLLTYRLWLTEISLLLLVYGLLSSRE; encoded by the coding sequence ATGACGAACCTCGTATACACGCTCTGCGGATTGACCTCGCTCCTGTGTGCATTCCTGCTATTGCGCAGTTTCCGGCGCACGCGGCATGCGGTCCTGCGCTGGAGCGGCCTTTGTTTTGTGGGCCTGACGGTCAGCAATTTTGTCCTGATCATCGACAAGATCATCCTGCCGGACGTAGATCTGTTGACGTATCGTCTCTGGCTGACGGAAATATCCCTGTTGCTGCTCGTCTACGGACTGCTGTCCTCGCGCGAATGA